The following proteins are encoded in a genomic region of Syngnathus acus chromosome 22, fSynAcu1.2, whole genome shotgun sequence:
- the LOC119116040 gene encoding papilin-like isoform X30: MMLPLLLLQLVLAPALLVSAEDYWEGWGAYGPCSRTCGGGVMVRSRRCITHRNDGGYNCVGPDKSYLACNTQECPAGTKDYREEQCAQFDGADFKGSRYSWVPYYGAENPCELNCVPKGENFVYRHSATVKDGTPCHPGRLDICVEGVCRRIGCDNILDSNMQEDPCLQCGGQGQTCSLVRNTFNTQRLAPGYNQMFTIPAGATSISIREKHPSRNYLAVRNLQGDYYLNGHWSLEFTSAAQIAGTKLYYQRGVEGDNLPESIIGRGPTTEPLVVELISQEPNQGVEYEYYLPVGHPTEGYAWSFGSWSACSKECGIGYQSRAVYCSIDNEAVPDHLCPYYARPESNRTCNPQACPVTYAWRTSEWTDCNVACGGGFQYRGVDCLYNDESGPRVVEDAYCAQYTQAPTDQQKCNMQRCTDHPGSAIISYIPSENAVQCRTTTYGCCYDRTTPAAGPNGEGCRDPPAPFERSICSLPKAAGSCSSWTARYFFDVLSGKCTEFWYGGCHGNSNHFATQEECHRVCHEPNGNGNGNGNGNGNGNGNGNGNGDGDGNGNGHANGNGNGNGRTNGNGNGHTNGNGNGNGYTNGNGNGRSNGNGNGNGRTNGNGNGNGHTNGNGNGNGYSNGNGNGNGHPNGNGNGNGHPNGNGNGNGNGNGHPNGNGNGNGHPNGNGNGNGNGHPNGNGNGNGHPNGNGNDNGHPNGNGNGNGHPNGNGNGNGNGHPNGNGNGNGYSNGNGNGNGRTNGNGNGNGRPNGNGNGYSNGNGNGNGHPNGNGNGHTNGNGNGRSNGNGNGNGRNGNGHSNGNGNGNGNGNGNGYPNGNGNGRSNGYGQRANGNGNGNGNGEDYNGNGHDNGNGNGRSNGHTQRVASSVAHTAHKARFVLKARRPHFITVKKHLIPAASLTLPAQVKIDQSDPSAVEALAGQTVVLPCRVSPPPSSTVALQWSKDGAALTSRRHQQQPNGSLLLGPVSKSDEGWFLCVATKEQERDHRYVYLTVSEGASRPQPTSLPTDELSPGFTLERSAASLLEMRAGQAARLPCTVVPATSLRYVSIQWSRDGRTLSDSRFVQQLDGTLLIESLRTEDAGVYTCSASTQHQLEQRRVHLRVQAALRITKAPDNIQVPEGSTALLPCVASGVDVSIGWSRNGVPVRPDGRKVQVSADGSLILNNVQASDEGTYTCNAYAGIYSASASADVRLLKNVQTGGVMTSPSGTPCLDQPELANCELVVYAQLCANQYYAAFCCASCARQARSGDRLAR, encoded by the exons ATGATGCTGCCTCTGTTGCTCCTCCAGCTGGTCCTGGCTCCAGCCCTTTTG GTGTCCGCTGAGGACTACTGGGAGGGGTGGGGTGCATACGGACCATGCAGTCGGACCTGCGGCGGTGGTGTGATGGTCAGAAGCAGACGCTGTATCACCCACAG AAACGACGGAGGCTACAACTGTGTTGGACCTGACAAGTCTTACCTGGCCTGTAACACTCAG GAGTGTCCCGCGGGAACTAAGGATTACCGTGAGGAGCAGTGCGCCCAGTTCGATGGGGCTGACTTCAAGGGGTCACGTTACAGCTGGGTGCCTTATTACGGAG CCGAGAACCCCTGCGAGCTGAACTGCGTGCCAAAGGGAGAGAACTTTGTCTACCGCCACAGTGCCACCGTTAAGGACGGAACACCTTGCCATCCCGGACGCCTTGACATTTGTGTGGAGGGAGTCTGCAGG CGCATAGGCTGCGACAACATACTGGACTCCAACATGCAGGAGGACCCCTGCCTGCAGTGCGGAGGCCAAGGACAGACCTGCTCACTGGTCAGGAACACCTTCAACACGCAGCGTCTTGCTCCCG GTTACAACCAGATGTTCACCATCCCCGCTGGAGCCACCTCCATCAGCATTAGAGAGAAACACCCTTCACGCAATTACCTCG CTGTCAGGAACCTGCAAGGAGATTACTACCTGAACGGTCACTGGTCCCTGGAGTTCACCAGTGCTGCCCAAATTGCCGGCACCAAGCTGTACTACCAACGAGGCGTAGAGGGCGACAACCTTCCCGAGTCCATCATCGGCCGCGGACCCACCACCGAGCCCCTCGTCGTGGAG CTGATCAGCCAGGAGCCCAACCAGGGTGTGGAGTACGAGTACTACCTTCCCGTGGGACACCCCACAGAGGGATACGCCTGGAGCTTCGGATCTTGGTCCGCCTGCAGCAAAGAGTGCGGAATTG GCTATCAGTCCAGAGCCGTCTACTGCTCCATCGACAACGAGGCCGTGCCCGACCACCTGTGCCCGTACTATGCCCGACCCGAGAGCAACAGAACCTGCAACCCTCAGGCCTGCCCTGTCACCTACGC CTGGAGAACCAGCGAGTGGACCGACTGCAACGTGGCATGCGGAGGCGGATTCCAGTATCGCGGCGTGGACTGTCTCTACAATGACGAGTCGGGACCCCGCGTGGTCGAGGACGCCTACTGCGCTCAGTACACTCAGGCACCCACTGACCAGCAGAAATGCAACATGCAGCGCTGCACCGACCACCCCGGAAGTGCG ATCATTTCCTACATCCCCTCTGAGAACGCCGTTCAGTGCCGCACCACCACCTACGGGTGCTGCTACGACCGCACCACCCCTGCTGCCGGGCCCAATGGAGAGGGCTGCCGTGACCCACCCGCACCTT TCGAGCGCTCCATCTGCTCACTGCCTAAGGCCGCTGGATCCTGCTCCAGCTGGACGGCGCGCTACTTCTTTGATGTTCTAAGCGGCAAGTGTACCGAGTTCTGGTACGGAGGCTGCCACGGCAACAGCAATCACTTTGCAACACAGGAGGAGTGCCACAGGGTCTGCCACGAGCCTAATGGCAATGGAAACGGCAATGGAAACGGAAATGGAAACGGAAACGGAAACGGAAATGGAAATGGTGACGGTGACGGTAACGGTAACGGCCACGCCAATGGAAATGGCAATGGTAATGGCCGCACCAATGGAAATGGCAACGGCCACACCAACGGAAACGGAAATGGTAACGGTTACACAAACGGAAACGGTAACGGCCGCTCAAATGGAAATGGCAACGGTAATGGCCGCACCAACGGAAACGGTAACGGCAACGGCCACACCAACGGAAATGGCAATGGTAACGGTTACTCAAACGGCAATGGAAATGGTAACGGCCACCCCAACGGCAATGGAAACGGTAACGGCCACCCCAACGGCAATGGCAATGGCAATGGAAACGGTAACGGCCACCCCAACGGCAATGGAAACGGTAACGGCCACCCCAACGGCAATGGCAATGGAAACGGTAACGGCCACCCCAACGGAAATGGAAACGGTAACGGCCACCCCAACGGAAATGGAAACGATAACGGCCACCCCAATGGCAATGGAAACGGTAACGGCCACCCCAACGGCAATGGCAATGGAAACGGTAACGGCCATCCCAACGGCAACGGCAATGGTAATGGTTACTCAAACGGCAATGGAAACGGTAACGGCCGCACCAACGGCAATGGAAACGGTAACGGACGCCCCAAC GGCAATGGTAACGGTTACTCAAACGGCAATGGAAACGGTAACGGCCACCCCAATGG CAACGGTAACGGGCACACCAACGGAAATGGCAACGGTCGCTCCAACGGAAATGGAAACGGTAACGGCCGCAACGGTAATGGTCACTCCAACGGTAATGGAAACGGAAATGGAAACGGTAATGGAAATGGTTACCCAAACGGTAACGGAAATGGCCGCTCCAACGGATATGGACAGCGCGCCAACGGAAATGGCAACGGCAACGGAAATGGCGAGGACTACAACGGAAACGGCCACGACAACGGAAACGGCAATGGCCGCTCCAATGGTCACACCCAGAGGGTAGCATCCAGCGTGGCCCACACTGCCCACAAGGCCCGCTTTGTCTTGAAAGCCCGCAGGCCTCACTTTATCACCGTGAAAAAGCACCTTATCCCCGCAGCCAG TTTGACTTTGCCAGCCCAGGTCAAGATTGACCAGTCGGACCCGTCCGCCGTAGAGGCCCTGGCGGGCCAGACGGTGGTGCTGCCCTGCAGAGTCAGCCCACCGCCCAGTTCCACCGTGGCGCTCCAGTGGAGCAAGGACGGAGCCGCATTGACATCACGCAG ACATCAACAGCAGCCCAACGGTTCGCTGCTGCTCGGCCCTGTCAGCAAGTCGGACGAAGGCTGGTTCTTGTGTGTGGCCACCAAGGAGCAGGAAAGAGACCACCGCTACGTTTACCTGACTGTCTCAG AGGGAGCGTCCCGGCCGCAGCCCACCTCCTTGCCGACGGACGAGCTTTCGCCAGG GTTCACCCTGGAGCGCTCGGCCGCATCCTTGCTGGAGATGCGAGCGGGACAGGCGGCCCGACTGCCGTGCACCGTCGTACCCGCAACCTCACTCAGATACGTCAGCATACAATGGAGCCGAGACGGACGCACACTCAGCGACTCCAG GTTTGTCCAGCAGTTAGATGGCACACTGCTCATTGAGTCACTTCGGACTGAGGACGCCGGTGTGTACACTTGCTCCGCCTCCACGCAGCATCAGCTGGAGCAGAGACGCGTACATCTCAGAGTTCAAG CTGCCTTGCGGATCACCAAAGCTCCCGACAACATCCAAGTACCTGAAGGCAGCACGGCACTGCTACCCTGCGTGGCGTCGGGAGTCGACGTAAGCATCGGCTGGTCCAG GAACGGCGTCCCAGTGCGTCCGGACGGACGTAAGGTCCAGGTGTCTGCCGACGGGAGCCTGATCCTCAACAATGTGCAGGCATCCGACGAGGGCACCTACACGTGCAACGCCTACGCCGGCATCTACTCGGCCAGCGCCTCGGCTGACGTGCGCCTCctcaaaaatgtgcaaacag GCGGGGTTATGACATCACCATCGGGGACGCCGTGCTTGGACCAGCCTGAATTGGCCAACTGCGAGCTGGTGGTCTACGCCCAGCTGTGCGCCAACCAGTACTACGCTGCCTTCTGTTGTGCCAGCTGTGCCCGCCAAGCACGCAGCGGTGACAGGTTAGCTCGGTGA
- the LOC119116040 gene encoding papilin-like isoform X9 — translation MMLPLLLLQLVLAPALLVSAEDYWEGWGAYGPCSRTCGGGVMVRSRRCITHRNDGGYNCVGPDKSYLACNTQECPAGTKDYREEQCAQFDGADFKGSRYSWVPYYGAENPCELNCVPKGENFVYRHSATVKDGTPCHPGRLDICVEGVCRRIGCDNILDSNMQEDPCLQCGGQGQTCSLVRNTFNTQRLAPGYNQMFTIPAGATSISIREKHPSRNYLAVRNLQGDYYLNGHWSLEFTSAAQIAGTKLYYQRGVEGDNLPESIIGRGPTTEPLVVELISQEPNQGVEYEYYLPVGHPTEGYAWSFGSWSACSKECGIGYQSRAVYCSIDNEAVPDHLCPYYARPESNRTCNPQACPVTYAWRTSEWTDCNVACGGGFQYRGVDCLYNDESGPRVVEDAYCAQYTQAPTDQQKCNMQRCTDHPGSAIISYIPSENAVQCRTTTYGCCYDRTTPAAGPNGEGCRDPPAPFERSICSLPKAAGSCSSWTARYFFDVLSGKCTEFWYGGCHGNSNHFATQEECHRVCHEPNGNGNGNGNGNGNGNGNGNGNGDGDGNGNGHANGNGNGNGRTNGNGNGHTNGNGNGNGYTNGNGNGRSNGNGNGNGRTNGNGNGNGHTNGNGNGNGYSNGNGNGNGHPNGNGNGNGHPNGNGNGNGNGNGHPNGNGNGNGHPNGNGNGNGNGHPNGNGNGNGHPNGNGNDNGHPNGNGNGNGHPNGNGNGNGNGHPNGNGNGNGYSNGNGNGNGRTNGNGNGNGRPNGNGNGYSNGNGNGHPNGNGNGYSNGNGNGNGHPNGNGNGNGNGHPNGNGNGNGNGHPNGNGNGNGNGHPNGNGNGNGNGHPNGNGNGNGYSNGNGNGNGRTNGNGNGNGRTNGNGNGRPNGNGHTNGNGNGRSNGNGNGNGRNGNGHSNGNGNGNGNGNGNGYPNGNGNGRSNGYGQRANGNGNGNGNGEDYNGNGHDNGNGNGRSNGHTQRVASSVAHTAHKARFVLKARRPHFITVKKHLIPAASLTLPAQVKIDQSDPSAVEALAGQTVVLPCRVSPPPSSTVALQWSKDGAALTSRRHQQQPNGSLLLGPVSKSDEGWFLCVATKEQERDHRYVYLTVSEGASRPQPTSLPTDELSPGFTLERSAASLLEMRAGQAARLPCTVVPATSLRYVSIQWSRDGRTLSDSRFVQQLDGTLLIESLRTEDAGVYTCSASTQHQLEQRRVHLRVQAALRITKAPDNIQVPEGSTALLPCVASGVDVSIGWSRNGVPVRPDGRKVQVSADGSLILNNVQASDEGTYTCNAYAGIYSASASADVRLLKNVQTGGVMTSPSGTPCLDQPELANCELVVYAQLCANQYYAAFCCASCARQARSGDRLAR, via the exons ATGATGCTGCCTCTGTTGCTCCTCCAGCTGGTCCTGGCTCCAGCCCTTTTG GTGTCCGCTGAGGACTACTGGGAGGGGTGGGGTGCATACGGACCATGCAGTCGGACCTGCGGCGGTGGTGTGATGGTCAGAAGCAGACGCTGTATCACCCACAG AAACGACGGAGGCTACAACTGTGTTGGACCTGACAAGTCTTACCTGGCCTGTAACACTCAG GAGTGTCCCGCGGGAACTAAGGATTACCGTGAGGAGCAGTGCGCCCAGTTCGATGGGGCTGACTTCAAGGGGTCACGTTACAGCTGGGTGCCTTATTACGGAG CCGAGAACCCCTGCGAGCTGAACTGCGTGCCAAAGGGAGAGAACTTTGTCTACCGCCACAGTGCCACCGTTAAGGACGGAACACCTTGCCATCCCGGACGCCTTGACATTTGTGTGGAGGGAGTCTGCAGG CGCATAGGCTGCGACAACATACTGGACTCCAACATGCAGGAGGACCCCTGCCTGCAGTGCGGAGGCCAAGGACAGACCTGCTCACTGGTCAGGAACACCTTCAACACGCAGCGTCTTGCTCCCG GTTACAACCAGATGTTCACCATCCCCGCTGGAGCCACCTCCATCAGCATTAGAGAGAAACACCCTTCACGCAATTACCTCG CTGTCAGGAACCTGCAAGGAGATTACTACCTGAACGGTCACTGGTCCCTGGAGTTCACCAGTGCTGCCCAAATTGCCGGCACCAAGCTGTACTACCAACGAGGCGTAGAGGGCGACAACCTTCCCGAGTCCATCATCGGCCGCGGACCCACCACCGAGCCCCTCGTCGTGGAG CTGATCAGCCAGGAGCCCAACCAGGGTGTGGAGTACGAGTACTACCTTCCCGTGGGACACCCCACAGAGGGATACGCCTGGAGCTTCGGATCTTGGTCCGCCTGCAGCAAAGAGTGCGGAATTG GCTATCAGTCCAGAGCCGTCTACTGCTCCATCGACAACGAGGCCGTGCCCGACCACCTGTGCCCGTACTATGCCCGACCCGAGAGCAACAGAACCTGCAACCCTCAGGCCTGCCCTGTCACCTACGC CTGGAGAACCAGCGAGTGGACCGACTGCAACGTGGCATGCGGAGGCGGATTCCAGTATCGCGGCGTGGACTGTCTCTACAATGACGAGTCGGGACCCCGCGTGGTCGAGGACGCCTACTGCGCTCAGTACACTCAGGCACCCACTGACCAGCAGAAATGCAACATGCAGCGCTGCACCGACCACCCCGGAAGTGCG ATCATTTCCTACATCCCCTCTGAGAACGCCGTTCAGTGCCGCACCACCACCTACGGGTGCTGCTACGACCGCACCACCCCTGCTGCCGGGCCCAATGGAGAGGGCTGCCGTGACCCACCCGCACCTT TCGAGCGCTCCATCTGCTCACTGCCTAAGGCCGCTGGATCCTGCTCCAGCTGGACGGCGCGCTACTTCTTTGATGTTCTAAGCGGCAAGTGTACCGAGTTCTGGTACGGAGGCTGCCACGGCAACAGCAATCACTTTGCAACACAGGAGGAGTGCCACAGGGTCTGCCACGAGCCTAATGGCAATGGAAACGGCAATGGAAACGGAAATGGAAACGGAAACGGAAACGGAAATGGAAATGGTGACGGTGACGGTAACGGTAACGGCCACGCCAATGGAAATGGCAATGGTAATGGCCGCACCAATGGAAATGGCAACGGCCACACCAACGGAAACGGAAATGGTAACGGTTACACAAACGGAAACGGTAACGGCCGCTCAAATGGAAATGGCAACGGTAATGGCCGCACCAACGGAAACGGTAACGGCAACGGCCACACCAACGGAAATGGCAATGGTAACGGTTACTCAAACGGCAATGGAAATGGTAACGGCCACCCCAACGGCAATGGAAACGGTAACGGCCACCCCAACGGCAATGGCAATGGCAATGGAAACGGTAACGGCCACCCCAACGGCAATGGAAACGGTAACGGCCACCCCAACGGCAATGGCAATGGAAACGGTAACGGCCACCCCAACGGAAATGGAAACGGTAACGGCCACCCCAACGGAAATGGAAACGATAACGGCCACCCCAATGGCAATGGAAACGGTAACGGCCACCCCAACGGCAATGGCAATGGAAACGGTAACGGCCATCCCAACGGCAACGGCAATGGTAATGGTTACTCAAACGGCAATGGAAACGGTAACGGCCGCACCAACGGCAATGGAAACGGTAACGGACGCCCCAAC GGCAATGGTAACGGTTACTCA AATGGAAACGGTAACGGCCACCCCAACGGCAATGGTAACGGTTACTCAAACGGCAATGGAAACGGTAACGGCCACCCCAACGGCAATGGCAATGGAAACGGTAACGGCCACCCCAACGGCAATGGCAATGGAAACGGTAACGGCCACCCCAACGGCAATGGCAATGGAAACGGTAACGGCCACCCCAACGGCAATGGCAATGGAAACGGTAACGGCCACCCCAACGGCAACGGCAATGGTAATGGTTACTCAAACGGCAATGGAAACGGTAACGGCCGCACCAACGGCAATGGAAATGGTAACGGCCGCACCAACGGTAATGGTAACGGTCGCCCCAACGGTAACGGGCACACCAACGGAAATGGCAACGGTCGCTCCAACGGAAATGGAAACGGTAACGGCCGCAACGGTAATGGTCACTCCAACGGTAATGGAAACGGAAATGGAAACGGTAATGGAAATGGTTACCCAAACGGTAACGGAAATGGCCGCTCCAACGGATATGGACAGCGCGCCAACGGAAATGGCAACGGCAACGGAAATGGCGAGGACTACAACGGAAACGGCCACGACAACGGAAACGGCAATGGCCGCTCCAATGGTCACACCCAGAGGGTAGCATCCAGCGTGGCCCACACTGCCCACAAGGCCCGCTTTGTCTTGAAAGCCCGCAGGCCTCACTTTATCACCGTGAAAAAGCACCTTATCCCCGCAGCCAG TTTGACTTTGCCAGCCCAGGTCAAGATTGACCAGTCGGACCCGTCCGCCGTAGAGGCCCTGGCGGGCCAGACGGTGGTGCTGCCCTGCAGAGTCAGCCCACCGCCCAGTTCCACCGTGGCGCTCCAGTGGAGCAAGGACGGAGCCGCATTGACATCACGCAG ACATCAACAGCAGCCCAACGGTTCGCTGCTGCTCGGCCCTGTCAGCAAGTCGGACGAAGGCTGGTTCTTGTGTGTGGCCACCAAGGAGCAGGAAAGAGACCACCGCTACGTTTACCTGACTGTCTCAG AGGGAGCGTCCCGGCCGCAGCCCACCTCCTTGCCGACGGACGAGCTTTCGCCAGG GTTCACCCTGGAGCGCTCGGCCGCATCCTTGCTGGAGATGCGAGCGGGACAGGCGGCCCGACTGCCGTGCACCGTCGTACCCGCAACCTCACTCAGATACGTCAGCATACAATGGAGCCGAGACGGACGCACACTCAGCGACTCCAG GTTTGTCCAGCAGTTAGATGGCACACTGCTCATTGAGTCACTTCGGACTGAGGACGCCGGTGTGTACACTTGCTCCGCCTCCACGCAGCATCAGCTGGAGCAGAGACGCGTACATCTCAGAGTTCAAG CTGCCTTGCGGATCACCAAAGCTCCCGACAACATCCAAGTACCTGAAGGCAGCACGGCACTGCTACCCTGCGTGGCGTCGGGAGTCGACGTAAGCATCGGCTGGTCCAG GAACGGCGTCCCAGTGCGTCCGGACGGACGTAAGGTCCAGGTGTCTGCCGACGGGAGCCTGATCCTCAACAATGTGCAGGCATCCGACGAGGGCACCTACACGTGCAACGCCTACGCCGGCATCTACTCGGCCAGCGCCTCGGCTGACGTGCGCCTCctcaaaaatgtgcaaacag GCGGGGTTATGACATCACCATCGGGGACGCCGTGCTTGGACCAGCCTGAATTGGCCAACTGCGAGCTGGTGGTCTACGCCCAGCTGTGCGCCAACCAGTACTACGCTGCCTTCTGTTGTGCCAGCTGTGCCCGCCAAGCACGCAGCGGTGACAGGTTAGCTCGGTGA